A window of Streptomyces marispadix contains these coding sequences:
- a CDS encoding ATP-binding cassette domain-containing protein, producing MTDRNISLRGARTNNLDGVDVDIPRNRLVVFAGVSGSGKSSLVFDTIAAEAGYQLNETFPPFARNRLAKWTRPPVEHIGGLTPVVVIDQRRIGGNARSTVGTITDSWTYLRLLFSRLSSPYVGESNRFSFNDPSGMCPSCSGLGEIVVSAVERFLDLDKSLAEGAILLPGFGNGGYWYSQYADIGSFDAGTPLREWRPYEREALLYGGEAAARLGRKPPKGYEGVVERFERIYLHTSDDLSERKQEAIRRFTRAETCPECDGDRLCEAARTATVLDRTIGEMARMEITELVGLVREITSARVAPAVAALTARLEAMITIGLGYLTLSRATTTLSGGESQRIKTVRHLGSSLTEMTYVVDEPTVGLHPTDVESMVELLESLRDSGNNVLVVEHDPAVMSRADQVIEIGPGAGAAGGGRLVFQGSYARLRDAGTPTGRALARRRPLKREPRAATGHFTVAGARRNNLRDVTVRFPAGVMTVLTGVAGSGKSSLAEELVAQHGATVIDQRPVSANRRSTPVTYTGIAPAVRRLFARHNHVPAGLFSANSEGGCADCKGLGVVYTDLAFMDGQEVVCDTCRGRRFTPEALAHTVDGLSIADVGGLTVEEAVARLPDQGIARALEQLAAVGLGYLRLGQSLSTLSGGECQRVKIAKELRQAERPTTYVLDEPTTGLHMDDVGTLLNVLDRLVGQGHTAVVIEHDLDVVRHADWLVDLGPGPGRHGGTVLFEGHVADCEDSTTPTGRALAGAGGGRSR from the coding sequence ATGACCGATAGGAACATCAGCCTTCGCGGGGCCCGTACGAACAACCTCGACGGCGTGGACGTCGACATCCCGCGCAACCGACTCGTCGTCTTCGCCGGGGTGTCCGGTTCGGGAAAGTCGTCGCTGGTGTTCGACACGATCGCCGCGGAGGCGGGCTATCAACTCAACGAGACCTTCCCGCCGTTCGCGAGGAACCGGCTGGCGAAGTGGACCCGGCCCCCGGTCGAGCACATCGGGGGCCTGACGCCCGTGGTCGTCATCGACCAGCGCAGGATCGGCGGGAACGCCCGCTCGACCGTCGGCACCATCACGGACTCCTGGACGTATCTGCGGCTGCTGTTCTCCCGGCTCAGCAGCCCCTACGTCGGCGAATCGAACCGCTTCTCCTTCAACGACCCGAGCGGCATGTGCCCGTCCTGCTCCGGCCTCGGGGAGATCGTGGTGAGCGCGGTCGAGCGCTTCCTCGACCTGGACAAGTCCCTCGCCGAGGGCGCGATCCTGCTGCCCGGCTTCGGCAACGGCGGCTACTGGTACTCGCAGTACGCCGACATCGGCAGCTTCGACGCCGGGACGCCGCTGCGGGAGTGGAGGCCGTACGAACGGGAGGCGCTGCTGTACGGCGGTGAGGCGGCGGCGCGACTGGGACGGAAGCCACCCAAGGGCTACGAGGGGGTGGTCGAGCGGTTCGAGCGGATCTATCTGCACACATCCGACGACCTGTCGGAGCGCAAGCAGGAGGCGATCCGCCGCTTCACGCGGGCCGAGACCTGCCCGGAGTGCGACGGAGACCGGCTCTGCGAGGCCGCACGCACGGCCACCGTGCTCGACCGGACCATCGGCGAGATGGCCCGCATGGAGATCACCGAACTGGTCGGGCTCGTAAGGGAGATCACCTCTGCCCGTGTGGCGCCCGCGGTCGCGGCGCTGACGGCACGACTGGAGGCGATGATCACGATCGGGCTCGGCTATCTCACGCTGTCCCGCGCGACCACGACCCTCTCCGGCGGCGAGTCACAGCGGATCAAGACCGTGCGGCACCTGGGGTCCTCCCTCACGGAGATGACGTACGTCGTCGACGAACCGACCGTTGGGCTGCACCCGACCGACGTGGAGTCCATGGTCGAGCTGCTGGAGAGCCTTCGCGACAGCGGCAACAACGTCCTCGTCGTCGAGCACGATCCCGCGGTCATGTCCCGCGCGGACCAGGTGATCGAGATCGGGCCGGGCGCGGGCGCCGCCGGCGGCGGACGGCTGGTGTTCCAGGGCAGCTACGCACGGCTCCGCGACGCCGGTACGCCGACCGGGCGGGCCCTGGCGCGGAGACGGCCGCTCAAGCGCGAACCGCGTGCCGCCACGGGGCACTTCACCGTCGCCGGGGCCCGTCGCAACAATCTGCGGGACGTGACCGTGCGCTTCCCGGCGGGCGTGATGACCGTGCTCACCGGGGTGGCCGGCTCCGGCAAGTCCAGCCTCGCCGAGGAGCTGGTGGCCCAGCACGGCGCCACCGTGATCGACCAGAGGCCGGTCAGCGCCAACAGGCGCTCCACGCCCGTCACTTACACGGGCATCGCGCCCGCGGTCCGCAGGCTGTTCGCCAGGCACAACCACGTCCCCGCGGGTCTCTTCAGCGCCAACTCCGAGGGTGGCTGCGCCGATTGCAAGGGGCTCGGGGTCGTCTACACCGATCTCGCCTTCATGGACGGCCAGGAGGTCGTCTGCGATACGTGCCGGGGCCGGCGTTTCACCCCCGAGGCGCTCGCCCACACCGTGGACGGGCTGTCGATCGCCGACGTCGGGGGGCTCACCGTGGAGGAGGCCGTCGCAAGGCTGCCCGACCAGGGCATCGCCCGCGCCCTGGAGCAGCTCGCCGCGGTCGGTCTGGGTTATCTGCGGCTGGGGCAGTCCCTGAGCACGCTGTCCGGCGGAGAGTGCCAACGCGTCAAGATCGCCAAGGAGTTGCGCCAGGCGGAGCGGCCCACGACGTACGTACTGGACGAGCCCACGACCGGCCTGCACATGGACGACGTGGGCACGCTCCTGAACGTCCTCGACCGGCTCGTCGGACAGGGCCACACGGCAGTCGTGATCGAGCACGACCTCGACGTCGTCCGCCATGCCGACTGGCTCGTCGACCTCGGCCCGGGGCCGGGCCGACACGGGGGAACGGTCCTCTTCGAGGGCCATGTCGCCGACTGCGAGGACAGCACGACGCCTACGGGGCGGGCGCTGGCCGGTGCGGGGGGTGGTCGCTCGCGCTGA
- a CDS encoding helix-turn-helix transcriptional regulator, translating to MADVTERTLALLSTLQTGRPFSGEELTRRLGVSPRTLRRDVDRLRGYGYPVETQPGPGGHYRLAAGRTMPPLVLDDDEAVATLLALASLAAMEPPAGAEPSAERTVDDAATRAYGKLDQFLPARLRPRMAAIRSSLETSPQRAPSVTAGLLGIAAEAIANSETLSFTYTDARGERSARRVEPHRQIHHLLRWYLLAWDLGRSDWRVFRLDRVTGLMRTGDRFEPRPLPAGSAAEYLRQGLDKGRQRVDVVIDAPATDVADALRYQDAEIHSVTGSSTAVSLALDSWQWLLLHLAFLDADFRLSAGPQFMESCRVFAERLAAATGDGE from the coding sequence ATGGCGGACGTCACCGAGCGCACGCTGGCCCTGCTCTCCACGTTGCAGACGGGCCGGCCGTTCAGCGGAGAGGAACTCACCCGGCGTCTCGGCGTCAGCCCACGCACCCTGCGCCGCGACGTCGACCGGCTGCGCGGCTACGGCTACCCCGTCGAGACGCAGCCCGGACCGGGCGGCCACTACCGGCTCGCGGCAGGCCGCACCATGCCGCCGCTCGTACTGGACGACGACGAGGCGGTGGCCACGCTGCTGGCGCTCGCCTCCCTCGCCGCCATGGAACCGCCCGCCGGAGCGGAGCCTTCCGCCGAGCGGACCGTCGACGACGCCGCGACCCGCGCGTACGGCAAGCTGGATCAGTTCCTGCCCGCCCGGCTCCGCCCCCGCATGGCCGCCATCCGCTCCAGCCTGGAGACGAGCCCGCAGCGCGCCCCGAGCGTGACGGCGGGGCTGCTCGGCATCGCCGCCGAGGCCATCGCGAACAGCGAGACGCTGTCGTTCACTTACACGGACGCCCGCGGTGAACGCTCCGCCCGCCGCGTCGAGCCGCACCGCCAGATCCACCATCTGCTGCGCTGGTATCTGCTGGCCTGGGACCTGGGACGCAGCGACTGGCGCGTCTTCCGGCTGGACCGCGTCACCGGACTCATGCGAACCGGCGACCGGTTCGAGCCGCGGCCGCTGCCTGCCGGGTCCGCCGCGGAGTATCTGCGGCAGGGACTCGACAAGGGACGGCAGCGGGTCGACGTCGTCATCGACGCCCCGGCCACGGACGTGGCCGACGCCCTGCGCTACCAGGACGCCGAGATCCACTCCGTGACCGGGAGCAGCACCGCCGTCAGCCTCGCCCTGGACTCCTGGCAGTGGCTGCTCCTCCACCTCGCCTTCCTGGACGCGGACTTCCGGCTCAGCGCGGGGCCGCAGTTCATGGAGTCGTGCCGCGTGTTCGCGGAACGGCTCGCGGCGGCGACGGGGGACGGCGAGTAA
- a CDS encoding VOC family protein — protein MARDIQITVDCADPAGLSAFWAEALSYRLQDPPAGFESWDQALEAMGVPPASRNDASAVVDPEGSGPRLFFQRVPEGKQAKNRVHLDVRAAPGLEGDERMAALEAEAERLAAHGAARLSRHEPAPPLGAGHIVMADPEGNEFCLD, from the coding sequence ATGGCACGTGACATCCAGATCACCGTGGACTGCGCCGACCCGGCCGGGCTGTCCGCCTTCTGGGCCGAGGCCCTGAGCTATCGGTTGCAGGACCCGCCGGCGGGCTTCGAATCCTGGGACCAGGCGCTGGAGGCGATGGGCGTCCCGCCTGCCAGTCGCAACGACGCCTCGGCCGTGGTCGACCCCGAGGGCTCCGGGCCCCGCCTCTTCTTCCAGCGGGTGCCGGAGGGCAAGCAGGCCAAGAACCGGGTGCATCTCGATGTGCGAGCCGCACCCGGGCTTGAAGGAGACGAGCGGATGGCGGCCCTTGAGGCGGAGGCCGAACGGCTCGCCGCCCATGGCGCCGCCCGGCTCAGCCGCCATGAGCCCGCTCCGCCGCTCGGTGCGGGGCACATCGTGATGGCCGATCCCGAGGGCAACGAGTTCTGCCTCGACTGA
- a CDS encoding DinB family protein — protein sequence MTDQTWNALLRDQLDWHWAQQLRDRLKGLTDDEYFWEPVPGCWNVRQRGTGTAPVQAGSGAMVIDFAMPQPEPAPFTTIAWRLAHVIVGVLAMRNAAHFGRAPADYQSFGYAATADEALAQLDAEYATWRAGVESLGEAGLSRPCGDAEGPYAELPLAALVLHINREVIHHLSEVSLLRDLYLHTHNEARQEAS from the coding sequence ATGACCGACCAGACATGGAACGCCCTGCTCAGGGACCAGCTCGACTGGCACTGGGCCCAGCAGCTCCGCGACCGCCTCAAGGGGCTCACGGACGACGAGTACTTCTGGGAGCCGGTGCCCGGCTGCTGGAACGTACGGCAGCGAGGCACCGGCACAGCACCGGTGCAGGCCGGGTCAGGCGCGATGGTGATCGACTTCGCCATGCCGCAGCCCGAACCGGCACCGTTCACGACGATCGCCTGGCGGCTCGCGCATGTGATCGTCGGCGTGCTCGCGATGCGCAACGCCGCACACTTCGGTCGTGCCCCGGCCGACTACCAGTCGTTCGGCTACGCCGCGACCGCGGACGAGGCGCTGGCCCAACTCGACGCGGAGTACGCCACTTGGCGGGCCGGTGTCGAATCCCTCGGCGAGGCCGGCCTGTCCCGGCCGTGCGGTGACGCCGAGGGACCGTATGCCGAACTTCCCCTGGCGGCGCTGGTGCTGCACATCAACCGGGAAGTGATCCACCACCTCTCCGAGGTGAGCCTGCTCCGCGATCTCTATCTGCACACTCACAACGAGGCCCGCCAGGAGGCGAGTTGA
- a CDS encoding HelD family protein, with translation MRQEQQFVTGLYARLDQLRQQAEESVRGALAQVGNNFQAKLERDVLVAEQSGLLGAINSEESGLCFGRLDFRDGRTHHIGRIGIRMDDSSRTPLVIDWRAEVARPFYLATGHSPMGLRRRRHITTEGRTVTALHDELMDLEDPTRTGHEGADADEVLLAALDAARTGRMHDIVRTIQAEQDRIIRAPHRGVLVVEGGPGTGKTAVALHRAAYLLYEHRELLARRAVLIVGPNPAFLSYIGDVLPSLGETGVLTATMGELFPGVRATGFDSPAAAEVKGRAEMAGVLAKALRDRQAVPEWATDIDHEGYGTLQLERAMAEDARWRARESGLPHNLARPVFAFHVIDALTAQLVERIGADPFGGPNLLGPDDIAQLGKEIATSREVHAAIDELWPQLTPEQFVADFLEEPVHLDDESAALIRRQGGPWTQADVPLLDEAAELLGEDDSAARAAAEAERQERIAYAQGVLELSEGSETFEFEDEESEVLAAHDIIDAERMAERHEEADHRTAAERAAADRTWAFGHIVVDEAQELSAMAWRLLMRRIPTRSMTLVGDPAQTAESAGLGSWESILEPYAGDRWEHVRLGVNYRTPAEIMEVAAGFLRAHAPSYVPPESVRSTGVRPWALRVAPGGLAAAVAREAGSARGSGGRVAVVAPAALHASLLAELPEAGHGPALDLTRDVVLLDPRQAKGLEFDTVLVVEPADYGVSDLYVALTRATQRLGVLHTGELPEALGGLEERGES, from the coding sequence ATGCGGCAGGAACAGCAATTCGTCACCGGCCTCTACGCCCGGCTCGATCAGCTCAGGCAGCAGGCCGAGGAGTCGGTGCGCGGTGCGCTCGCGCAGGTCGGGAACAACTTCCAGGCCAAGCTGGAGCGGGATGTGCTGGTGGCGGAGCAGTCCGGGCTGCTCGGTGCGATCAACTCCGAGGAGAGCGGGCTCTGTTTCGGCCGTCTCGACTTCCGCGACGGGCGCACCCACCACATCGGGCGCATCGGAATCCGGATGGACGACTCGTCCCGTACGCCCCTGGTGATCGACTGGCGGGCGGAGGTGGCGCGGCCCTTCTATCTGGCCACCGGTCATTCCCCGATGGGGCTGCGGCGCAGGCGGCACATCACCACCGAGGGCCGTACCGTCACCGCGCTCCACGACGAACTGATGGACCTCGAAGACCCGACCCGTACCGGCCATGAGGGCGCGGACGCAGACGAGGTCCTGCTGGCGGCGCTGGACGCGGCGCGCACCGGGCGGATGCACGACATCGTCCGCACCATTCAGGCCGAGCAGGACCGCATCATCCGTGCACCGCACCGAGGCGTGCTCGTCGTCGAGGGCGGGCCCGGCACGGGGAAGACCGCGGTGGCGCTGCACCGTGCGGCGTATCTGCTCTACGAGCACCGTGAACTGCTGGCCCGCCGCGCGGTGTTGATCGTCGGCCCGAACCCGGCGTTTCTGAGCTACATCGGCGACGTACTGCCGTCCCTGGGCGAGACGGGGGTGCTGACGGCCACCATGGGCGAACTCTTCCCCGGCGTACGTGCCACCGGCTTCGACAGCCCGGCAGCCGCGGAGGTCAAGGGCCGCGCCGAGATGGCCGGAGTACTGGCGAAGGCGCTGCGCGACCGCCAGGCCGTGCCCGAGTGGGCGACGGACATCGACCACGAGGGCTACGGGACGCTCCAGCTCGAACGGGCCATGGCCGAGGACGCGCGCTGGCGGGCGCGCGAGAGCGGTCTGCCGCACAATCTGGCGCGGCCCGTGTTCGCCTTCCACGTCATCGACGCGCTCACCGCGCAACTCGTCGAGCGGATCGGCGCCGACCCCTTCGGCGGGCCCAATCTGCTGGGGCCGGACGACATCGCGCAGTTGGGCAAGGAGATCGCCACGAGCCGGGAGGTCCATGCGGCGATCGACGAGCTGTGGCCGCAGCTCACGCCGGAGCAGTTCGTGGCGGACTTCCTCGAGGAGCCGGTCCATCTCGACGACGAGTCGGCAGCGCTGATCCGGCGGCAGGGCGGGCCGTGGACGCAGGCCGACGTGCCGCTCCTCGACGAGGCCGCCGAGCTGCTGGGCGAGGACGACAGCGCGGCCCGTGCCGCCGCCGAGGCCGAGCGCCAGGAGCGGATCGCCTACGCACAGGGCGTGCTGGAGCTGTCCGAGGGCTCGGAGACCTTCGAGTTCGAGGACGAGGAGTCCGAGGTCCTCGCGGCGCACGACATCATCGACGCCGAGCGCATGGCGGAACGGCACGAGGAGGCCGACCACCGCACCGCTGCCGAGCGCGCGGCTGCCGACCGTACCTGGGCTTTCGGCCACATCGTCGTCGACGAGGCGCAGGAGCTGTCGGCGATGGCATGGCGGCTGCTGATGCGGCGCATCCCCACGCGTTCCATGACGCTCGTCGGGGACCCGGCGCAGACGGCGGAGTCGGCGGGGCTGGGCTCGTGGGAGAGCATCCTGGAGCCGTACGCGGGCGACCGCTGGGAGCATGTGCGCCTCGGCGTCAACTACCGCACGCCTGCCGAGATCATGGAGGTCGCGGCCGGTTTCCTGCGGGCGCACGCCCCGTCGTACGTACCCCCCGAGTCGGTGCGGTCGACCGGGGTGCGGCCCTGGGCGCTGCGGGTCGCCCCCGGCGGGCTGGCCGCCGCCGTCGCCAGGGAGGCGGGGTCGGCCCGGGGGAGCGGGGGACGTGTCGCGGTCGTAGCACCGGCGGCGCTGCACGCATCGCTCCTCGCTGAGCTGCCGGAGGCGGGTCACGGTCCCGCGCTGGACCTCACCCGGGACGTGGTGCTGCTGGACCCACGGCAGGCGAAGGGGCTGGAGTTCGACACGGTGCTGGTCGTGGAACCGGCCGACTACGGGGTGAGCGACCTGTATGTGGCACTGACCCGCGCCACACAGCGTCTGGGCGTGCTGCACACCGGCGAACTGCCCGAGGCGCTCGGGGGGTTGGAGGAGCGAGGGGAGTCATGA
- a CDS encoding DEAD/DEAH box helicase: protein MNRTVPSTVGSSRSGGGAARSGRGGRRPEGSTRRGGPSRSPKVRRGGQGRNASAPKEFALPVTHTAPLPAVETFAGLDMPDRLKTTLRAEGMSAPFPIQAATLPNALAGRDVLGRGRTGSGKTLAFGLALLARTAGQRAESRRPLALVLVPTRELAQQVTAALTPYARPLRLRLTTVVGGMSISRQTRDLHAGSEVVVATPGRLKDLVERGDCRLDQVAITVLDEADQMADMGFMPQVTHLLDQVRPEGQRLLFSATLDRNVDLLVRRYLTDPVVHSVDPSAGAVTSMEHHLLHVHRADKQATVTEIAARDGRVIMFLDTKHAVDRLTRDLLAVGVRASALHGGKSQSQRNRTLAGFKSGHTSVLVATNVAARGIHIDNLDLVVNVDPPTDHKDYLHRGGRTARAGESGTVVTLVLPAQRRAMNRLMSDADITARETQIHLGEAELSRITGAKAPSGIPLTAADTQPPSTTPQAPARRRRPSRQRRRSSFNAAA, encoded by the coding sequence ATGAACCGCACTGTGCCCAGTACCGTCGGCTCCTCCCGTTCAGGTGGTGGCGCCGCCCGATCCGGCCGCGGTGGCCGCCGCCCGGAGGGGAGCACCCGCCGGGGCGGGCCGTCGCGTTCGCCCAAGGTCCGGCGCGGGGGGCAGGGACGTAACGCGAGCGCCCCGAAGGAGTTCGCGCTGCCGGTCACCCACACCGCACCGCTGCCGGCCGTCGAGACGTTCGCCGGCCTGGACATGCCCGACCGGCTGAAGACCACGCTCCGCGCCGAGGGCATGAGCGCGCCGTTCCCGATCCAGGCCGCGACGCTGCCCAACGCGCTGGCCGGGCGAGACGTACTGGGCCGCGGCCGCACGGGCTCAGGCAAGACCCTCGCCTTCGGGCTCGCGCTGCTGGCCCGTACCGCAGGGCAGCGCGCCGAGTCCCGGCGCCCGCTGGCCCTCGTGCTCGTCCCGACCCGGGAGCTGGCTCAGCAGGTGACGGCCGCGCTCACTCCCTATGCCCGCCCGCTGCGGCTGCGGCTCACCACCGTCGTCGGCGGCATGTCGATCAGCCGTCAGACACGTGATCTGCATGCCGGCAGCGAGGTGGTCGTCGCGACGCCGGGCCGGCTCAAGGACCTCGTCGAGCGCGGCGACTGCCGGCTGGACCAGGTGGCCATCACGGTCCTGGACGAAGCCGACCAGATGGCCGACATGGGCTTCATGCCGCAGGTGACCCACCTGCTCGACCAGGTACGCCCGGAGGGGCAGCGTCTTCTCTTCTCCGCCACCCTGGACCGCAACGTCGACCTCCTGGTCCGCCGCTATCTCACCGACCCGGTGGTGCACTCCGTCGACCCCTCCGCGGGGGCGGTCACTTCCATGGAGCACCATCTGCTGCACGTGCACAGGGCTGACAAGCAGGCGACGGTCACCGAGATCGCCGCCCGCGACGGGCGCGTGATCATGTTCCTGGACACCAAGCACGCAGTGGACCGGCTCACCAGGGACCTTCTGGCGGTGGGCGTCCGTGCCTCGGCCTTGCACGGCGGGAAGTCGCAGTCCCAGCGCAACCGCACCCTCGCGGGTTTCAAGTCCGGCCATACGAGCGTCCTGGTGGCGACCAACGTCGCCGCACGCGGCATCCACATCGACAACCTCGACCTCGTCGTCAACGTGGACCCGCCCACCGACCACAAGGACTACCTGCACCGCGGCGGTCGCACCGCTCGCGCCGGCGAGTCCGGCACCGTCGTCACCCTCGTCCTCCCCGCACAGCGCCGCGCCATGAACCGCCTGATGTCGGACGCCGACATCACCGCACGGGAGACCCAGATCCACCTCGGCGAAGCCGAACTCAGCCGCATCACCGGCGCCAAGGCGCCCTCGGGCATTCCCCTCACCGCCGCGGACACCCAGCCGCCCAGCACCACGCCGCAGGCACCGGCACGACGCCGGCGGCCGTCCCGACAGCGGCGCCGCTCCTCCTTCAACGCGGCGGCATAG
- a CDS encoding cold-shock protein, with protein sequence MATGTVKWFNAEKGFGFIEQEGGGPDVFAHYSNINATGFRELLEGQTVNFDVTQGQKGPQAENIVPA encoded by the coding sequence TTGGCTACTGGCACCGTGAAGTGGTTCAACGCGGAAAAGGGTTTCGGCTTCATCGAGCAGGAGGGCGGCGGTCCTGACGTGTTCGCCCACTACTCGAACATCAACGCCACCGGCTTCCGTGAGCTGCTCGAAGGCCAGACCGTGAACTTCGACGTCACGCAGGGCCAGAAGGGCCCGCAGGCGGAGAACATCGTTCCCGCCTGA
- a CDS encoding MerR family transcriptional regulator, which translates to MGRAAEMLGTTPAFLRAIGEAQLIVPLRSKGGHRRYSRYQLRLANRARELVDQGTSVEAACRIIILEDQLEEAKRINEQLRAPEASSTSNGDG; encoded by the coding sequence ATGGGGCGGGCCGCCGAAATGCTCGGCACGACGCCCGCGTTCCTGCGGGCCATCGGTGAAGCACAGCTCATCGTGCCGCTCCGCTCGAAGGGAGGGCACCGCCGCTACTCCCGCTATCAACTGCGGCTCGCCAACAGGGCCCGCGAACTGGTCGACCAGGGCACCTCCGTGGAGGCCGCCTGCCGCATCATCATCCTCGAAGACCAGCTCGAGGAAGCCAAGCGCATCAACGAGCAGCTGCGCGCCCCGGAGGCATCCTCGACCTCGAACGGCGACGGCTGA
- a CDS encoding SDR family oxidoreductase yields MTDRRVALVTGANKGLGKETARQLLDRGMVVVMGSRDPERGAVAAEELSAAGKAVPTRLDVTDSGDVEAVAELLRRDHGRLDVLVNNAGTVVDRLAVDTTAAEMRQNYEVNTFGAVTVIHAMLPLLKSSAAPRIVNVSSTTASMGMTSDGTDFGGDADSRMAYSSSKTALNMLTVQYSHAFAKDPALSHIKINSATPGYTATDLTRHRGTRTVEEGARIIVDLATLADDGPTGGFFNDKGPVPW; encoded by the coding sequence ATGACCGACCGCCGAGTGGCACTCGTGACCGGGGCGAACAAGGGACTGGGCAAGGAGACCGCCCGGCAGCTCCTGGACCGCGGGATGGTCGTGGTGATGGGCAGCCGTGATCCCGAACGCGGCGCCGTCGCCGCCGAAGAGCTCTCCGCTGCCGGGAAGGCCGTGCCGACGCGGCTGGATGTGACCGACTCCGGAGACGTCGAGGCTGTGGCCGAGCTGCTGCGCCGGGACCACGGGCGTCTGGATGTGCTGGTCAACAACGCCGGAACAGTGGTGGACCGGCTGGCGGTCGACACCACGGCGGCGGAGATGCGGCAGAACTACGAGGTCAACACCTTCGGCGCGGTCACCGTCATCCACGCCATGCTGCCCCTGCTGAAGTCCTCGGCGGCGCCTCGCATCGTCAACGTGTCCAGTACGACCGCGTCGATGGGGATGACCAGCGACGGGACCGACTTCGGCGGTGATGCCGACAGCAGGATGGCGTACTCCTCGTCGAAGACGGCGCTGAACATGCTCACCGTCCAGTACTCCCACGCCTTCGCCAAGGACCCGGCGCTGTCCCACATCAAGATCAACTCGGCGACGCCCGGGTACACCGCCACCGACCTCACCCGGCACCGCGGCACCCGCACCGTCGAGGAGGGCGCCCGGATCATCGTGGACCTGGCCACGCTCGCCGATGACGGGCCCACCGGCGGGTTCTTCAACGACAAGGGGCCGGTGCCCTGGTGA
- a CDS encoding TetR/AcrR family transcriptional regulator yields MTPPSSARSVLAKHVTSCILRCELYHERVARSDANEVRHGLRAAGVQRTRRSILTAARRHLVDSGYHRLSLEEVAADAGVTRVTIYRHFDSKLGLLDAIGEDLAQEAGLVSGMHEAARIDDPVRALTATVGEMCRFWSTGPEVIRRLISLSAVDPEAQQVIAGREQWRYQQIEALVERLADADRLLPPFDVQQATAVVGAVTSFPSCDEIATRLRLDLGELTGLLLPLLTSVVRLD; encoded by the coding sequence ATGACGCCTCCTTCGTCGGCAAGATCAGTACTGGCAAAACATGTTACAAGCTGTATCTTAAGATGCGAGCTGTATCATGAACGAGTGGCCAGGTCAGATGCGAACGAAGTGAGGCACGGGCTGCGGGCCGCGGGTGTACAGCGGACCCGGCGCAGCATCCTCACCGCGGCACGCCGCCATCTCGTCGATTCCGGCTATCACCGGCTCAGCCTGGAGGAGGTGGCCGCCGACGCGGGCGTCACCAGGGTCACCATCTACCGGCACTTCGACTCCAAGCTGGGGCTGCTGGACGCCATCGGCGAGGACCTCGCCCAAGAGGCCGGGCTGGTCTCCGGAATGCACGAGGCCGCCCGGATCGACGACCCGGTCCGGGCGCTCACCGCAACGGTCGGAGAAATGTGCCGGTTCTGGAGCACCGGTCCGGAGGTCATCCGGCGGCTGATCAGCCTCTCGGCCGTGGACCCCGAGGCCCAGCAGGTCATCGCGGGCCGGGAGCAGTGGCGCTACCAGCAGATCGAGGCGCTCGTAGAGCGGCTGGCCGACGCGGACCGTCTGCTGCCGCCGTTCGACGTGCAGCAGGCCACCGCGGTCGTCGGCGCCGTGACGAGCTTCCCGTCCTGCGACGAGATCGCCACCCGGCTCCGGCTGGATCTCGGCGAGTTGACGGGGCTGCTGCTGCCGCTGCTCACCAG